A window of the Bradyrhizobium ottawaense genome harbors these coding sequences:
- a CDS encoding TRAP transporter substrate-binding protein: protein MRGLILAAASVAALALAGPAAAQAPIVIKFSHVVASDTPKGKAADKFKELAEKYTSGKVKVEVYPNSTLYKDKEELEALQLGAVQMLAPSNSKFGPIGVKEFEVFDLPYILPDLTTLRKVTDGPLGARLLKLLDSKGMTGLAYWDNGFKQMSANRKLVTPADYKGVKFRIQSSKVLEAQFRALGSIPQVMAFGEVYQALQTGVVDGQENTWSNIYTQKMHEVQKFATVTNHGYIGYVVVVNKKFWDGLPADIRSELDKAMKEATAFGNGQSAKENEDALELIKKSGKTEIVTLTPEQDAAMRKAMEPVYKDVATRVGQPLIDEFMKETGQAGH, encoded by the coding sequence ATGCGTGGATTGATTTTGGCTGCGGCATCGGTCGCGGCATTGGCTCTGGCCGGTCCGGCCGCGGCCCAGGCGCCGATTGTCATCAAGTTCAGCCATGTGGTGGCTTCCGACACGCCGAAGGGCAAGGCGGCCGACAAGTTCAAGGAACTGGCCGAAAAATACACCAGCGGCAAGGTCAAGGTCGAAGTCTACCCGAACTCGACGCTCTACAAGGACAAGGAAGAGCTGGAAGCGCTGCAGCTCGGCGCGGTGCAGATGCTGGCGCCGTCGAACTCGAAATTCGGCCCGATCGGGGTCAAGGAATTCGAGGTGTTCGATCTGCCCTATATCCTTCCCGACCTGACCACGCTGCGCAAAGTCACCGACGGTCCGCTCGGCGCCAGGTTGCTCAAGCTGCTCGATTCCAAGGGCATGACCGGCCTCGCTTACTGGGACAACGGCTTCAAGCAGATGAGCGCCAACAGGAAGCTCGTCACCCCCGCCGACTACAAGGGCGTCAAGTTCCGCATCCAGTCGTCGAAGGTGCTCGAGGCCCAGTTCCGCGCGCTCGGTTCGATCCCGCAGGTGATGGCGTTCGGCGAAGTCTATCAGGCGCTGCAGACCGGCGTGGTCGATGGCCAGGAGAACACCTGGTCCAACATCTACACCCAGAAAATGCATGAGGTGCAGAAGTTCGCCACCGTCACCAACCACGGCTACATCGGTTACGTCGTGGTCGTGAACAAGAAGTTCTGGGACGGCCTGCCGGCCGACATCCGCAGCGAGCTCGACAAGGCCATGAAGGAAGCGACCGCTTTCGGCAACGGCCAGTCGGCAAAGGAAAACGAGGACGCGCTCGAGCTGATCAAGAAGAGCGGCAAGACCGAGATCGTCACGCTGACGCCGGAACAGGACGCCGCGATGCGCAAGGCGATGGAGCCGGTCTACAAGGATGTCGCGACCCGCGTCGGCCAGCCGCTGATCGACGAGTTCATGAAAGAGACCGGCCAGGCGGGCCACTAG
- a CDS encoding MFS transporter has product MTEITAKTDNRSRLRVILAASIGSALEWYDFFLYGTAAALVFGELFFPKSDPVVGTLLAFLTFGVGFVVRPLGGVLFGIMGDRFGRKPVLVATLLMIGVGTTLIGLLPTYAQIGYWAPALLVAMRVVQGLGAGAEYGGAVIFLVENAPPKHRGFWGSFAPLGVSVGNLLAAGAFALVTLLPREDLMSWGWRIPFLASFLLIMVGIYVRLKITETPVFTEAVLARGKIERNPAMEALKRHPRNFFVVLGARLAENGLGYLFPVFGLSYVITTLGVPKSEALSALMLAFVIELFTIMGFAALSDRIGRRPVYMFGALAGIVWAFPFFLLVGTKEWIWIAVAFIGARAVVTAAMFGPQAAYFAELFPPQRRFAGFAFARELGSLLAGGPAPFLAAALVAWSGSWWPVACYAAFLAACTAFAIWCGPETYEESITVDNTTDGVAMRAAAMPARA; this is encoded by the coding sequence ATGACGGAGATTACAGCCAAGACTGACAATCGCTCGCGTTTGCGCGTGATCCTGGCGGCCAGTATCGGGTCCGCGCTCGAATGGTACGATTTCTTCCTGTACGGCACCGCCGCGGCATTGGTGTTCGGCGAGCTGTTCTTTCCCAAGAGCGATCCCGTGGTCGGCACCCTGCTGGCGTTCCTGACCTTTGGCGTCGGCTTCGTGGTGCGGCCGCTCGGCGGCGTCCTGTTCGGTATCATGGGCGACCGCTTCGGGCGTAAACCCGTTTTGGTGGCGACGCTGTTGATGATCGGCGTCGGCACCACGCTGATCGGCTTGCTGCCGACCTATGCCCAGATCGGCTATTGGGCGCCGGCGCTGCTGGTCGCCATGCGCGTCGTCCAGGGATTGGGAGCCGGCGCCGAATATGGCGGCGCGGTCATCTTCCTGGTCGAGAACGCGCCACCGAAGCATCGTGGCTTCTGGGGCAGCTTTGCACCGCTTGGCGTCTCCGTCGGCAATCTGCTCGCCGCCGGCGCCTTCGCGCTGGTGACCCTCTTGCCGCGCGAAGACCTGATGTCGTGGGGATGGCGTATTCCGTTCCTGGCCAGCTTCCTGCTGATCATGGTCGGCATCTACGTTCGCCTGAAGATTACGGAGACGCCGGTGTTCACCGAAGCCGTGCTCGCGCGCGGCAAGATCGAGCGCAACCCGGCGATGGAAGCGCTGAAGCGGCATCCGCGAAACTTCTTCGTGGTGCTGGGGGCGCGGCTGGCCGAAAACGGTCTCGGCTATCTGTTCCCGGTGTTCGGCCTCAGTTATGTCATTACAACCCTTGGGGTGCCGAAGTCCGAGGCGCTGAGCGCGCTGATGCTCGCCTTCGTCATCGAGCTGTTCACCATCATGGGGTTTGCCGCGCTCTCCGACCGCATCGGACGACGGCCGGTCTACATGTTCGGCGCACTCGCCGGCATCGTATGGGCGTTCCCGTTCTTCCTCCTGGTCGGCACCAAGGAGTGGATCTGGATCGCGGTCGCCTTCATCGGCGCGCGCGCCGTGGTGACAGCGGCGATGTTCGGCCCGCAGGCCGCCTACTTCGCCGAGCTGTTTCCTCCGCAGCGGCGTTTTGCCGGCTTCGCGTTTGCGCGCGAACTCGGCTCGCTGCTCGCCGGCGGTCCGGCGCCGTTCCTGGCCGCGGCGCTGGTGGCGTGGTCGGGAAGCTGGTGGCCGGTCGCCTGCTACGCGGCCTTCCTCGCGGCGTGCACGGCGTTCGCGATCTGGTGCGGTCCCGAGACCTATGAGGAGAGCATCACGGTCGACAACACCACGGATGGCGTCGCCATGCGGGCGGCGGCGATGCCGGCGCGGGCCTAG
- a CDS encoding LacI family DNA-binding transcriptional regulator → MSAQMNITSPEEPHSAPTLSAVAKLAGVSSITVSRVVRLPDLVAPETRGRVEAAMRELGYVPNQLAVGLARARTRSIGVLVPTIANSIFADTVQGLSDELEPLGYAVILAQSRYDAAREDHMLSALLSRRPEAIIMVGSPATEDGARLLRRAGIPVAETWDLPAAPIDAVAGFNNYEAGVAVARHLVAQGRSSLAFIGGDDPRATRRWNGFNDTAQALGAKAPRRLVLDRNASGSVVALAELPGIDAVFAANDAHAIGFMSGLRTAGLLRNGPAAEQPVAIIGLGDLEMGRLIAPSLSTIRVNGDAIGRTAAKLILAREGPRHIDLGFELVLRDSG, encoded by the coding sequence ATGTCCGCCCAGATGAACATCACAAGCCCCGAAGAGCCCCATTCCGCGCCGACCCTGTCGGCTGTGGCCAAACTGGCCGGCGTATCGTCGATTACCGTGAGCCGCGTGGTGCGCTTGCCGGATCTGGTGGCGCCGGAAACCAGGGGCCGGGTCGAAGCCGCGATGCGTGAACTCGGCTATGTGCCGAACCAGCTCGCGGTCGGACTGGCGAGGGCGCGCACCCGTTCGATCGGCGTGCTGGTGCCAACGATCGCCAACTCGATCTTCGCCGATACGGTGCAGGGCCTGTCCGACGAATTGGAGCCACTCGGCTATGCCGTGATCCTGGCGCAGTCGCGCTACGACGCTGCGCGCGAAGATCACATGCTCTCGGCGTTGCTGTCGCGGCGCCCCGAGGCGATCATCATGGTCGGCTCGCCGGCCACCGAAGACGGAGCGCGGTTGCTGCGGCGCGCGGGAATTCCGGTCGCGGAGACGTGGGATCTTCCGGCGGCGCCGATCGACGCTGTCGCCGGCTTCAACAATTACGAAGCCGGCGTTGCGGTGGCGCGCCATCTGGTCGCGCAAGGCCGCAGCAGCCTGGCGTTCATCGGCGGCGACGATCCGCGTGCTACCCGTCGCTGGAATGGGTTCAACGACACCGCACAAGCGCTTGGCGCCAAGGCGCCGCGCCGGCTGGTGCTGGACCGCAACGCCTCCGGCAGTGTCGTCGCGCTCGCGGAGTTACCCGGTATCGACGCGGTGTTTGCAGCGAACGATGCGCATGCGATCGGCTTCATGTCCGGTCTGCGAACGGCCGGCTTGTTGCGCAATGGCCCGGCCGCGGAGCAGCCGGTTGCGATCATCGGCCTCGGTGATCTCGAAATGGGCCGTTTGATCGCGCCAAGTCTCTCCACCATCCGCGTCAATGGCGATGCGATCGGACGCACCGCTGCAAAATTGATCCTGGCGCGGGAAGGGCCGCGTCATATCGATCTCGGATTTGAACTCGTCCTTCGGGATAGTGGCTAG
- a CDS encoding phytanoyl-CoA dioxygenase family protein translates to MISEKDVQTYQRDGVIVVPEVLGADTLSQIRSVIAELVAGSAKTLEHTDVYDLEPGHTAESPRVRRIKTPHKVHQLFDEIVRSEPVLEILKKLLGPGLRLHGSKLNMKSAQYGSPVEWHQDWAFYPHTNDDVLAIGVLLDDCDLANGPMLVTPGTHNREVWNHHGDDGCFAGLIDPDTIKDEIERAVPCMGKAGSMSFHHVRALHGSAMNTSDRPRNLLLYEVAASDAWPLMGVKDFDEFNGRLLSGDPVIAPRMTNVPVRLPLPPAKRQGSIYETQSAAKKSYFTRAA, encoded by the coding sequence ATGATCTCAGAGAAGGATGTGCAGACTTATCAACGCGATGGCGTGATCGTGGTGCCTGAGGTCCTGGGGGCCGACACGCTCTCCCAGATTCGCTCGGTGATCGCGGAGTTGGTCGCCGGATCGGCCAAAACCCTCGAACACACCGACGTCTATGACCTGGAGCCGGGCCACACCGCGGAAAGCCCGCGCGTCCGCCGCATCAAGACGCCGCACAAGGTGCACCAGCTGTTCGACGAGATCGTGCGCAGCGAACCCGTGCTCGAGATCCTGAAAAAGCTGCTCGGCCCGGGCCTGCGGCTGCACGGATCAAAACTCAACATGAAGTCGGCGCAGTATGGCTCGCCGGTCGAATGGCATCAGGACTGGGCGTTCTATCCGCACACCAATGACGACGTGCTCGCGATCGGCGTGTTGCTCGACGATTGCGATCTCGCCAACGGGCCGATGCTGGTGACGCCGGGCACGCACAACCGCGAGGTCTGGAACCATCACGGCGACGACGGCTGCTTCGCCGGCCTGATCGACCCCGACACCATCAAGGACGAAATCGAACGCGCGGTGCCGTGCATGGGCAAAGCCGGCAGCATGTCGTTCCACCATGTCCGCGCCTTGCACGGATCGGCCATGAACACCTCGGATCGCCCGCGCAATCTCCTGCTCTACGAAGTCGCCGCCAGCGACGCCTGGCCGCTGATGGGCGTGAAGGATTTTGACGAGTTCAACGGCCGCCTGCTGTCCGGCGATCCCGTCATTGCACCGCGGATGACCAACGTTCCGGTGCGGCTGCCGCTGCCGCCGGCCAAGCGGCAGGGATCGATTTACGAAACCCAGTCCGCGGCGAAGAAATCCTACTTCACCCGCGCCGCCTGA